A region of Mustela lutreola isolate mMusLut2 chromosome 17, mMusLut2.pri, whole genome shotgun sequence DNA encodes the following proteins:
- the STX1A gene encoding syntaxin-1A: MKDRTQELRTAKDSDDDDDVTVTVDRDGFMDEFFEQVEEIRGFIDKISENVEEVKRKHSAILASPNPDEKTKEELEELMSDIKKTANKVRSKLKSIEQSIEQEEGLNRSSADLRIRKTQHSTLSRKFVEVMSEYNATQSDYRERCKGRIQRQLEITGRTTTSEELEDMLESGNPAIFASGIIMDSSISKQALSEIETRHSEIIKLENSIRELHDMFMDMAMLVESQGEMIDRIEYNVEHSVDYVERAVSDTKKAVKYQSKARRKKIMIIICCVVLGIVIASTFGGIFG; this comes from the exons GCCAAGGACAGCGATGATGACGACGATGTCACTGTCACAGTGGACCGGGACGGCTTCATGGATGAGTTCTTCGAACAG GTGGAGGAGATCCGAGGCTTCATCGACAAGATCTCGGAGAACGTGGAGGAGGTGAAGCGGAAGCACAGCGCCATCCTGGCCTCCCCCAACCCCGACGAGA AGACgaaggaggagctggaggagctcATGTCCGACATAAAGAAGACCGCAAACAAAGTTCGCTCCAAGTTAAAGA GCATCGAGCAGAGCATCGAGCAGGAGGAAGGCCTCAACCGCTCATCCGCGGACCTGAGGATCCGAAAGACACAG CACTCCACGCTGTCCCGCAAGTTTGTGGAGGTCATGTCTGAGTACAACGCCACGCAGTCTGACTACCGTGAGCGCTGCAAGGGGCGCATCCAGAGGCAGCTGGAGATCA CCGGCCGGACCACGACCAGCGAGGAGCTGGAGGACATGCTGGAGAGTGGAAACCCAGCCATCTTTGCTTCCGGG ATCATCATGGACTCCAGCATCTCAAAGCAGGCCCTGAGCGAGATTGAGACACGGCACAGTGAGATCATCAAGCTGGAGAACAGCATCCGGGAGCTGCACGACATGTTCATGGACATGGCCATGCTTGTGGAGAGCCAG GGAGAGATGATCGACAGGATTGAGTACAACGTGGAACATTCGGTGGACTACGTGGAGAGGGCCGTGTCTGACACCAAGAAGGCCGTCAAGTACCAGAGCAAGGCGCGCCGG AAGAAGATCATGATCATCATCTGCTGCGTGGTCCTGGGCATCGTCATCGCCTCCACCTTCGGAGGCATCTTCGGGTAG